One genomic segment of Hordeum vulgare subsp. vulgare chromosome 2H, MorexV3_pseudomolecules_assembly, whole genome shotgun sequence includes these proteins:
- the LOC123425651 gene encoding zinc finger CCCH domain-containing protein 50-like has translation MGDLPDLDRAQAAGAGRRDRLAALLELAAADDVDGMKAALEGAGEEAAELADDVGLWYGRSKAYEPRTPLMVAATYGSARVVSLLLGRTGWVDVARRPGGDGFTPLHCAASGGSCNAVQVVKMLLDAGADPATADSTGRVPADVVRAPPASADALGDLEILLGRRRALAVATSAASGASSPPLSSSPDDEGNRSPSSRSSSLSPITVDRAKKEYPVDPTLPDIKSSVYASDEFRMFAFKVRPCSRAYSHDWTECPFVHPGENARRRDPRKHPYTAVPCPNFRRPGGCPSGDNCEFSHGVFESWLHPTQYRTRLCKEGAACARRICFFAHDEDELRHVPHNSGAGLLSPRATSSIDMTAAAALGLLPGSPRHFAPPPGSPSAMNNGGAASAHWLQGSRLRSSFNARDATVEDLGLLLDWESQYLGALCLPPSSRPQPRLSTGLSIRPTAIVPTSLEDMYASEMGMSPRFTNDQGHSAYSPAHKSAILNKLHQQKGLLSPVNTNRMYSPRALDPAALVQSPIGGMSPRSPRLMEPTSPINARFGAAVTQREMYEQFSNLNKHQLPSVGSPRNSNAASWGNAGSPMGKVDWGVDGEELDRLRCPDQPGFAEKEPDAPWGRSPNSNRGEMQLGISGGMASGSANRPDWNNQADILDQMAIGAWLEQLQTDQK, from the coding sequence ATGGGAGACCTTCCCGATCTCGACCGCGCTCAGGCCgccggcgcggggcggcgggACAGGCTGGCGGCGCTGCTCGAGCTCGCGGCGGCGGACGACGTTGATGGGATGAAGGCGGCGCTCGAGGGAgctggcgaggaggcggcggagctggCCGATGACGTCGGGCTCTGGTATGGCCGGAGCAAGGCGTACGAGCCGCGCACGCCGCTCATGGTGGCGGCCACCTACGGCAGCGCGCGGGTCGTCTCGCTGCTGCTCGGCCGCACCGGCTGGGTTGATGTTGCTCGTCGGCCTGGCGGCGACGGCTTCACCCCGCTTCACTGTGCCGCCTCCGGCGGCTCCTGCAACGCCGTCCAGGTCGTCAAGATGCTTCTGGACGCCGGCGCGGACCCAGCTACTGCCGACTCCACCGGCCGCGTCCCGGCAGACGTCGTCCGGGCTCCTCCGGCCTCGGCAGATGCCCTGGGCGATCTCGAGATACTTCTTGGCCGCCGCCGGGCCCTCGCCGTCGCCACCTCGGCGGCTTCTGGGGCGTCGTCGCCGCCGCTTTCGTCCTCGCCAGATGACGAGGGCAACAGGTCGCCGTCGTCGCGCTCGTCGTCGCTGTCTCCCATCACCGTGGATCGCGCCAAGAAGGAGTACCCGGTGGATCCGACGCTGCCAGACATCAAGAGCAGCGTCTATGCCTCGGACGAGTTCCGCATGTTTGCTTTCAAGGTGCGTCCGTGCTCCCGTGCTTACTCGCATGACTGGACCGAGTGCCCCTTCGTGCACCCCGGCGAAAACGCACGCCGCCGTGACCCTCGCAAGCACCCCTACACTGCCGTGCCTTGCCCCAACTTCCGGCGCCCCGGTGGCTGCCCCAGCGGCGACAACTGTGAGTTCTCCCATGGCGTGTTTGAGAGCTGGCTGCACCCGACACAGTACCGCACCAGGCTCTGCAAGGAGGGAGCTGCTTGCGCCCGCCGCATCTGCTTCTTCGCGCATGATGAAGATGAGCTCCGCCATGTACCCCACAACAGTGGGGCTGGTCTGCTATCACCCCGTGCAACTTCATCAATCGACATGACTGCCGCTGCTGCACTTGGGCTTCTCCCTGGATCTCCTAGGCACTTTGCGCCGCCTCCTGGGTCACCATCTGCCATGAACAACGGCGGAGCTGCTTCTGCGCATTGGCTTCAAGGTAGCAGGCTGCGTTCTTCTTTCAACGCAAGAGATGCGACAGTTGAAGACCTTGGCTTGCTCCTCGACTGGGAATCACAGTACCTTGGGGCACTCTGCCTCCCACCCAGCAGCCGTCCCCAGCCCCGTCTTTCCACTGGCCTTAGCATCAGGCCTACAGCAATTGTCCCCACCAGTCTTGAAGATATGTATGCTTCAGAGATGGGAATGTCACCGAGGTTCACCAATGATCAAGGTCACTCAGCCTACTCACCAGCCCACAAATCAGCCATCCTTAACAAGCTTCATCAGCAGAAGGGTCTCCTCTCACCTGTCAACACCAACAGAATGTACTCACCAAGGGCTCTTGATCCGGCAGCGCTCGTCCAGTCTCCAATTGGTGGCATGTCTCCTCGATCCCCTCGGCTCATGGAGCCAACATCGCCCATAAATGCCCGTTTTGGAGCCGCTGTCACGCAGCGTGAGATGTATGAGCAGTTCTCTAACCTGAACAAGCACCAGCTGCCATCGGTGGGTTCGCCGCGGAATTCCAATGCTGCTTCATGGGGCAATGCGGGTTCCCCAATGGGTAAGGTTGACTGGGGTGTTGATGGTGAGGAGCTGGATCGATTGAGATGCCCTGACCAACCAGGGTTTGCAGAGAAGGAGCCGGATGCACCATGGGGGCGGTCGCCGaatagcaacaggggcgaaatgcAGCTTGGCATATCGGGAGGCATGGCTTCTGGGTCGGCAAACAGGCCTGACTGGAACAACCAGGCTGATATATTGGATCAGATGGCCATTGGTGCTTGGCTGGAGCAGCTGCAGACGGATCAGAAGTGA
- the LOC123425652 gene encoding HVA22-like protein k isoform X1: MAALLAPAISGEVGLRLLLAPLSSNVVVRTASCAVGIGLPVYSTYRAIEKKDQDEKERLLLYWAAYGSFSIVESFADKLVSSVPLYYHAKFAVLIWLQFPSNGGSKHVYRRYLRPFFRKHQAKIDRILNILSKELTKFVSNHEDEIRFVENMAIRGATTASYIVNGLDQPGQSEEVSVTEDPNSTPTEEPDTPRS; encoded by the exons ATGGCTGCTCTTCTGGCGCCCGCCATCTCCGGCGAG GTCGGTTTGCGGCTTTTACTGGCACCACTAAGCTCAAATGTTGTCGTTCGCACAGCCAG TTGTGCAGTGGGCATCGGTCTGCCTGTATACTCCACTTACAGGGCTATTGAAAAGAAAGATCAAGATGAGAAAGAACGGCTGCTCCTTTATTGGGCAG CATATGGATCTTTTAGCATTGTGGAATCCTTTGCTGATAAGCTTGTTTCAAG TGTTCCTCTCTATTACCATGCGAAATTTGCTGTCCTTATATGGCTCCAGTTTCCTTCAAATGGT GGATCAAAGCATGTGTACAGAAGATACCTGCGCCCGTTTTTCCGGAAGCATCAAGCAAAAATTGATAGAATCCTGAATATTTTGTCCAAGGAACTT ACGAAGTTTGTGAGCAACCATGAAGATGAAATTCGTTTTGTAGAGAACATGGCCATCAGGGGTGCTACAACAG CAAGTTACATTGTAAATGGGCTTGACCAACCTGGACAATCAGAAGAAGTTAGCGTGACTGAAGACCCAAATTCAACTCCAACAGAAGAGCCAGACACACCTAGGAGTTGA
- the LOC123425652 gene encoding HVA22-like protein k isoform X2, which translates to MAALLAPAISGEVGLRLLLAPLSSNVVVRTASCAVGIGLPVYSTYRAIEKKDQDEKERLLLYWAAYGSFSIVESFADKLVSSVPLYYHAKFAVLIWLQFPSNGGSKHVYRRYLRPFFRKHQAKIDRILNILSKELTKFVSNHEDEIRFVENMAIRGATTAEGKIICVPCVEQQVTL; encoded by the exons ATGGCTGCTCTTCTGGCGCCCGCCATCTCCGGCGAG GTCGGTTTGCGGCTTTTACTGGCACCACTAAGCTCAAATGTTGTCGTTCGCACAGCCAG TTGTGCAGTGGGCATCGGTCTGCCTGTATACTCCACTTACAGGGCTATTGAAAAGAAAGATCAAGATGAGAAAGAACGGCTGCTCCTTTATTGGGCAG CATATGGATCTTTTAGCATTGTGGAATCCTTTGCTGATAAGCTTGTTTCAAG TGTTCCTCTCTATTACCATGCGAAATTTGCTGTCCTTATATGGCTCCAGTTTCCTTCAAATGGT GGATCAAAGCATGTGTACAGAAGATACCTGCGCCCGTTTTTCCGGAAGCATCAAGCAAAAATTGATAGAATCCTGAATATTTTGTCCAAGGAACTT ACGAAGTTTGTGAGCAACCATGAAGATGAAATTCGTTTTGTAGAGAACATGGCCATCAGGGGTGCTACAACAG CTGAAGGTAAAATAATTTGCGTTCCTTGTGTGGAACAGCAAGTTACATTGTAA